In Triticum aestivum cultivar Chinese Spring chromosome 5B, IWGSC CS RefSeq v2.1, whole genome shotgun sequence, the following proteins share a genomic window:
- the LOC123112577 gene encoding uncharacterized protein, with protein sequence MLKFRRMSRSSNGRQKIRKRVVKKEVSSIVSDRRKAVVENITQELATKLSPSIVSLASFDGDKMHFRSTGIVLANSSSGGACVLTSSALVSTSDKERMLTPALKIKLRLPNNEVVGGWIKRYRLPCSMVVIETRFSPDLRAACLNKTVQVEPHSQLLAVKHCFHSGKLMDTRGELIDGPSEVDSEGFMFSTCKITMDGSGGPLVDFDGNIVGMNDYHDQKFTRYVPTNKILESLRDIWLCVDEMEDLCITFKPFRFTEGCSSRVQGSLNQTCSTGRSGDKRKRKDFASSIPKPQEFIEDEHTPEFTVDEHKHPTIHPWPSSEFTKVVNDILRSDGYPLPAYADRGMHLEGDFEEEFGIAMWSEPTRKVASMKSWGVVALASFNGKERHFACTGVSVDCNESTSIILTSASLVRTSGDENKIIDNLRIEVCLPMEQRIIGTLQHYDLSYNVAVVSIPNSCKNHAAIIFEEPQTKVVVALGRAFKSGNLMATDGSVTGGRNKFDCRELKFSTCKITKAGIGGPLFDLNGNFVGMNFYDSDGTPYLPSDIIQNLLRSFYAERTAAAGITEKPNYRWPVPKPYWYYPSRHPKREPKPTLFD encoded by the exons ATGCTGAAATTTAGGCGAATGTCAAGAAGCTCAAATGGAAGGCAAAAAATTCGTAAACGGGTGGTAAAAAAAGAGGTGTCCAGCATTGTAAGTGATCGGCGTAAAGCTGTGGTGGAGAACATCACTCAAGAACTTGCTACAAAGTTGTCCCCAAGCATTGTCTCTCTTGCTTCATTTGATG GAGACAAAATGCATTTTAGAAGCACGGGCATAGTTcttgcaaacagttcatctggtGGTGCATGTGTTCTGACCTCGTCAGCTTTGGTTAGCACATCAGATAAGGAACGCATGCTTACCCCTGCACTTAAG ATAAAATTGCGCCTTCCCAATAACGAAGTTGTTGGTGGCTGGATAAAACGTTATCGTTTGCCTTGCAGTATGGTTGTTATTGAAACTAGATTCTCCCCTGATCTTCGTGCAGCATGTCTCAATAAGACCGTGCAAGTCGAGCCCCATAGTCAGTTATTAGCTGTAAAGCATTGTTTCCACTCAGGCAAATTAATGGATACACGTGGGGAACTGATTGATGGTCCAAGTGAAGTTGACAGTGAAGGGTTTATGTTCTCAACATGCAAAATTACTAtg GATGGAAGTGGTGGTCCACTTGTTGATTTTGATGGGAACATTGTTGGGATGAATGACTATCATGATCAGAAATTTACTCGATATGTACCAACAAATAAAATTCTTGAATCTTTGAGGGATATTTGGTTATG TGTGGATGAAATGGAAGACTTGTGCATTACCTTTAAGCCCTTTCGCTTTACAGAAG GTTGCTCATCTCGAGTGCAAG GTAGCTTGAATCAAACATGCTCTACTGGGAGAAGTGGTGACAAAAGGAAACGTAAAGATTTTGCATCTTCCATCCCTAAGCCACAAG AATTCATCGAGGATGAACATACACCAGAATTCACTGTTGATGAACATAAGCATCCGACTATTCATCCTTGGCCATCCAGTG AGTTCACAAAGGTGGTAAATGATATCTTAAGATCTGATGGTTATCCCTTGCCAGCTTATGCTGATC GAGGCATGCATTTGGAAGGTGATTTTGAAGAGGAATTTGGCATAGCCATGTGGAGTGAACCCACTAGAAAAGTTGCTTCAATGAAGTCTTGGGGTGTTGTCGCACTTGCTTCGTTCAATG GCAAGGAAAGACATTTTGCTTGCACAGGTGTATCTGTAGACTGTAATGAGTCAACCTCAATAATTCTGACTTCAGCAAGTTTGGTTAGAACTTCTGGTGATGAAAACAAGATTATTGATAACTTAAGG ATTGAAGTATGTCTTCCAATGGAACAACGTATCATAGGAACATTACAACACTATGATTTAAGCTACAATGTTGCTGTTGTCAGCATCCCGAATTCTTGCAAAAATCATGCGGCAATAATCTTTGAAGAACCTCAAACTAAGGTAGTAGTAGCTCTTGGGCGCGCCTTTAAATCTGGGAACTTGATGGCCACAGATGGGTCAGTGACTGGAGGACGAAACAAATTTGATTGCAGAGAGCTTAAGTTCTCCACTTGTAAAATCACTAAG GCTGGAATTGGAGGTCCCCTCTTTGATTTGAATGGGAACTTTGTTGGCATGAACTTCTATGACTCGGATGGAACTCCTTACCTACCAAGTGACATAATTCAGAATCTATTGAGGAGTTTTTATGCAGAGCG gactgctgctgctggaattaCAGAGAAGCCTAATTATCG TTGGCCGGTCCCTAAGCCATATTGGTATTATCCGAGTCGTCACCCGAAGCGTGAGCCAAAACCTACATTATTTGATTAA